One window of the Chryseobacterium sp. CY350 genome contains the following:
- a CDS encoding M15 family metallopeptidase, with protein sequence MDKITLQRIEKLHPVVREEVKKIIKECDEALTGKAKVRITQGLRSFEEQEKLYAIGRITSGKKVTNAKAGQSIHNYGLAVDICMMIDGKTASWDTVKDWDNDRVADWYECVKIFAKYGWDWGGNWKTFKDLPHFEKKNILTKKGLIKTGWRTLLKMEKGKDGYVVF encoded by the coding sequence ATGGATAAAATAACATTACAAAGAATTGAAAAATTGCATCCTGTAGTAAGAGAAGAAGTGAAAAAAATCATCAAAGAATGTGATGAAGCACTTACAGGAAAAGCCAAAGTGAGAATTACCCAAGGACTGCGAAGTTTCGAAGAACAGGAAAAATTATACGCCATCGGAAGAATCACAAGCGGAAAAAAAGTCACCAATGCAAAAGCCGGACAAAGCATTCATAACTATGGTCTTGCCGTAGATATCTGTATGATGATCGATGGGAAAACTGCAAGTTGGGACACTGTAAAAGATTGGGATAACGACAGAGTTGCCGATTGGTACGAATGTGTGAAAATATTTGCAAAATACGGTTGGGATTGGGGCGGAAACTGGAAAACCTTTAAAGATCTTCCCCACTTTGAAAAGAAGAATATTTTAACTAAAAAAGGATTGATAAAAACAGGTTGGAGAACACTTTTGAAGATGGAAAAAGGTAAGGATGGATATGTGGTTTTTTAG